Proteins co-encoded in one Alphaproteobacteria bacterium GM7ARS4 genomic window:
- the dnaX gene encoding DNA polymerase III subunit gamma/tau, producing the protein MVSDKQTTGKTEAVSQGAVSQGEGASLFSSSQGSQGDEGLRLADKEQSSVRHDDGRSHGVQAASSMRLALARRYRPARFEDVLGQDVTVRILRHALSSQRLGHALLFAGPRGTGKTTLARLVARAVNCTSLKEEEKPCGRCASCLAAQEGRHFDILEIDAASHTGVDMMRDVIEQVPYHPVQGTFKFCIIDEVHMLSKAAFNALLKTLEEPPPHAFFLFATTEASKIPLTVLSRCQRFDLNRLTSEDIVKHIEEIGVKEGFTLDGGASVLIARHAQGSMRDALSLLDAALAGVHDGVVRGDALRAMIGVADGEDIIALLENLFKGNVEDVLQHIRALYHQGSDAHALLSSLLDGCYWLTILTIDRQAEPPFPLGDSAKKRAQDIVEHVKRGKMMRLWQMVMAGYNDIRLAPNPLHALEIVLLRVMHGLYLPTLDAMIDTMSLDGAQDKSHADGDKTTHERQHETQKGVSSREEQTPALLEKAQAVFPDAVVTRHGT; encoded by the coding sequence ATGGTGAGCGACAAACAAACGACAGGAAAGACAGAAGCTGTGTCTCAGGGCGCTGTGTCTCAGGGCGAAGGGGCGTCTCTTTTTTCTTCTTCTCAGGGTTCTCAGGGGGACGAGGGGCTTCGTCTTGCGGATAAGGAGCAGTCATCGGTGCGTCATGACGACGGGCGTTCTCATGGTGTGCAGGCGGCGTCATCTATGCGCCTTGCGCTGGCGCGGCGCTATCGTCCGGCGCGCTTCGAGGATGTCTTGGGACAAGATGTGACGGTGCGTATCCTACGCCATGCCCTTTCTTCTCAACGTTTAGGGCATGCGCTGTTGTTTGCTGGTCCTCGTGGCACAGGCAAGACGACATTGGCGCGGTTGGTTGCGCGCGCTGTCAATTGCACCTCCTTGAAGGAAGAAGAGAAGCCATGTGGGCGCTGTGCCTCGTGTCTTGCGGCGCAGGAAGGGCGTCATTTTGATATTCTCGAGATTGATGCAGCGAGTCACACGGGTGTCGACATGATGCGTGATGTCATAGAGCAAGTGCCTTATCACCCTGTACAGGGGACATTCAAATTCTGTATTATCGATGAAGTCCATATGTTGAGTAAGGCAGCCTTCAATGCTCTTCTGAAGACGTTGGAAGAGCCTCCGCCCCATGCGTTTTTTCTGTTCGCGACGACAGAAGCGTCTAAAATTCCGTTGACGGTGTTATCGCGTTGCCAGCGTTTTGACCTCAATAGGCTTACGTCAGAGGATATTGTCAAGCATATTGAAGAGATAGGTGTCAAGGAAGGCTTTACCCTAGATGGCGGCGCTTCTGTTTTAATAGCGAGGCATGCGCAAGGGTCGATGCGCGATGCCTTGTCTTTATTGGATGCGGCACTGGCGGGCGTCCATGACGGCGTCGTGCGCGGTGACGCATTGCGCGCGATGATAGGGGTGGCAGACGGAGAAGACATCATTGCTCTGTTAGAGAATCTCTTCAAGGGCAATGTGGAGGATGTGCTACAGCATATACGTGCGCTCTATCATCAAGGAAGCGACGCCCATGCCTTGCTGTCTTCTCTCCTTGATGGGTGTTATTGGTTGACGATCCTCACCATAGACAGACAGGCAGAGCCTCCCTTTCCATTGGGAGACTCGGCCAAGAAGCGCGCCCAAGATATTGTCGAGCATGTCAAGAGAGGAAAGATGATGCGCCTATGGCAGATGGTGATGGCGGGATATAACGATATACGTCTTGCTCCCAATCCCCTCCATGCCCTCGAGATTGTCTTGCTCAGAGTCATGCATGGCTTGTATCTTCCCACATTGGATGCGATGATTGATACGATGTCTCTTGATGGGGCGCAGGATAAGAGTCATGCGGATGGCGATAAGACGACTCATGAACGCCAGCATGAGACACAGAAAGGTGTGTCTTCTCGTGAGGAACAGACCCCAGCCTTGCTAGAGAAGGCGCAAGCCGTTTTTCCTGATGCTGTTGTGACGCGTCACGGGACGTGA
- the recR gene encoding recombination protein RecR produces MAQRREEEARIPELEQLIGLFARLPGMGMRSGRRAVLYLMDHRQELMTPLAHAIGRAAEKVKQCARCGNLDLQDPCALCCDTTRRQDIICVVENVADLWAMERSGVYRGQYFVLGGTLSAFDGKDPEHLRIPLLEEYVRSSSFEEVILATSATVDGQTTAHYIASVLEDVAVRVTRLGQGIPFGGELDYLDSTTLASALQGRR; encoded by the coding sequence ATGGCGCAACGTAGAGAGGAGGAGGCGCGCATTCCAGAGCTCGAACAGCTCATTGGACTTTTTGCGCGTCTTCCGGGGATGGGCATGCGTTCGGGACGGCGGGCTGTTTTGTATCTGATGGACCATCGTCAAGAGCTCATGACACCCCTTGCCCATGCCATTGGGCGGGCGGCAGAGAAGGTGAAGCAGTGTGCGCGCTGTGGCAATCTCGACCTTCAGGACCCGTGCGCTCTCTGTTGTGATACGACAAGGCGTCAGGATATTATCTGTGTTGTGGAGAATGTGGCGGATTTATGGGCGATGGAGCGTTCTGGTGTATATAGGGGGCAGTATTTTGTCTTGGGGGGGACGTTATCGGCTTTTGATGGCAAGGATCCCGAGCATTTACGCATCCCCTTATTGGAAGAGTATGTGCGTTCATCGTCCTTTGAGGAGGTTATTCTCGCCACCAGTGCGACGGTTGATGGGCAGACGACAGCCCATTATATCGCCTCTGTCTTAGAGGATGTGGCTGTGCGTGTGACTCGTTTAGGGCAGGGTATTCCTTTTGGTGGCGAGTTAGACTATCTCGATAGCACGACTCTTGCGTCGGCTTTACAAGGGCGTCGCTAG
- the lptB gene encoding LPS export ABC transporter ATP-binding protein has product MSSPQKRKTRRLKVVKGRHATTFLPRKKTSAQGTLRVANLGKMIGKKRVLQDISMTLHRGEAVGLLGPNGAGKTTIFHIIVGLIGTDYGSILIDGEDVTLLPMHVRSQYGIGYLPQESSVFRGLSVEENILAVLEIGEPDIEYRRSMLDDLLAEFSISHLRRANVMVLSGGERRRLEIARCLAARPRYVLLDEPLAGIDPIAVNEIRHLISHLKDRGIGVLVTDHNVRDTLRIIDRAYVLHDGGVIIEGTPKDIVASEAVREVYLGKQFNL; this is encoded by the coding sequence ATGTCATCACCTCAAAAAAGAAAAACAAGGCGTCTCAAAGTCGTCAAAGGGCGTCATGCGACGACGTTCTTGCCTCGCAAAAAAACATCTGCTCAAGGGACTCTTCGTGTTGCTAACTTAGGGAAAATGATAGGCAAGAAGCGTGTCTTGCAAGATATTTCCATGACACTGCATCGGGGTGAAGCCGTTGGGTTGTTGGGTCCTAACGGGGCGGGCAAGACGACAATTTTCCATATTATTGTCGGTCTTATCGGCACTGATTATGGCTCGATTCTCATTGATGGAGAAGATGTGACATTGTTACCCATGCATGTGCGTTCCCAATATGGTATTGGGTATTTGCCTCAGGAATCGTCGGTGTTTCGTGGGTTGAGCGTGGAGGAAAATATCTTAGCGGTCTTAGAGATAGGCGAGCCAGACATAGAATATCGTCGTTCCATGTTGGATGATTTGCTTGCCGAATTTTCCATATCCCATTTGCGTCGCGCCAATGTCATGGTGCTTTCTGGTGGCGAGCGTAGACGTTTAGAGATTGCGCGTTGTTTAGCGGCTCGTCCTCGTTATGTCCTCTTAGACGAGCCTTTAGCGGGGATTGACCCGATCGCCGTCAATGAAATACGTCATCTCATATCGCATTTGAAGGACAGGGGCATCGGTGTTTTGGTGACTGACCATAATGTGCGTGATACATTGCGCATTATCGACAGGGCGTATGTTTTGCATGATGGTGGTGTCATCATCGAGGGGACGCCAAAGGATATTGTTGCCAGCGAGGCTGTGCGAGAAGTCTATTTAGGCAAGCAATTCAATCTTTAG
- a CDS encoding cobyrinate a,c-diamide synthase → MSYDAGRLMVASVSSGSGKTMIASALMRLLRRRGLAVRPIKAGPDYLDSFFHMLAVFGRMSSRHASQTSRMTGYARHVDLWAMHPQHVASLLAEMEGGGDKAGPAMWTVAEGVMGLFDEGLGHKGTSTADIARLFSMPILLVVHGGRMGASIGALVQGFCQYRDDIEVAGVIVNGVSTRRHRQLIKDALDAIGVVIYGFVPRSDDMVFPSKRLGLAPVLGSRDRLIHANRRLDAMADHIEEHVDVDGLMACMAGYGGNGRRGAKTLAAYRPLFAGSHVSVAYDEAFCFVYDWMVAHWKRYGRVDFFSPLRHEVPSERADVIFLPGGYPEDYALSLSQNRSFFSALGRASQRGAFIYGECGGFMVLGKGLIDGDGKEHRMADMLPVVTSMREPSLTLGYRRVVLACDTPLGARGVVWRGHEFHYGRIVTMGDVPPLFHARGLAYGMAMGRVAGSYIHVIDRERDSVTP, encoded by the coding sequence TTGTCTTATGATGCGGGGCGTCTTATGGTGGCGTCCGTCAGTTCGGGCAGTGGTAAGACGATGATTGCCAGTGCGTTGATGCGTCTCTTGCGTCGGCGAGGGCTTGCTGTTCGTCCTATCAAGGCAGGGCCCGACTATCTCGACTCTTTTTTCCATATGCTGGCGGTTTTTGGCAGGATGTCCTCACGCCATGCCTCCCAGACATCACGCATGACGGGATATGCGCGCCATGTGGATTTATGGGCGATGCACCCTCAGCATGTGGCGTCCCTCTTGGCAGAGATGGAGGGGGGAGGTGATAAGGCAGGGCCAGCCATGTGGACGGTGGCGGAAGGCGTCATGGGGCTTTTCGATGAAGGGTTGGGGCATAAGGGAACATCAACGGCAGATATTGCTCGTCTTTTTTCCATGCCTATTCTCTTGGTTGTTCATGGGGGCAGGATGGGGGCGTCTATTGGGGCATTGGTGCAGGGCTTTTGTCAGTATCGAGACGATATAGAGGTGGCAGGGGTCATTGTGAATGGCGTGAGCACACGACGTCACCGTCAGCTCATTAAGGATGCTTTAGATGCGATAGGTGTTGTCATTTATGGTTTTGTGCCTCGAAGTGACGACATGGTTTTTCCCTCGAAACGTTTGGGATTAGCGCCTGTCTTAGGGAGTCGTGACAGGTTGATTCATGCCAATAGGCGTCTCGATGCCATGGCGGATCATATCGAAGAGCATGTCGATGTGGATGGGCTCATGGCGTGTATGGCAGGGTATGGGGGGAACGGACGGCGTGGCGCAAAGACACTGGCGGCCTATCGTCCTCTGTTTGCGGGCTCTCATGTGTCGGTGGCGTACGACGAGGCTTTTTGTTTCGTGTATGATTGGATGGTGGCACATTGGAAGAGATACGGACGTGTGGATTTCTTCTCACCCTTACGCCATGAAGTTCCCTCTGAGCGTGCTGATGTCATTTTCCTTCCCGGCGGGTATCCTGAGGATTATGCATTGTCCTTATCGCAGAATCGTTCTTTTTTTTCGGCGTTGGGACGAGCATCACAGCGGGGTGCATTCATTTATGGGGAATGTGGTGGTTTCATGGTGCTGGGGAAGGGTCTTATTGATGGTGATGGCAAGGAGCATAGGATGGCGGACATGCTTCCTGTGGTGACGAGCATGCGTGAGCCTTCCTTGACCTTAGGCTATCGACGGGTTGTTCTTGCATGTGATACCCCTTTGGGGGCACGGGGTGTGGTGTGGCGTGGCCATGAATTTCACTATGGACGTATTGTGACAATGGGCGATGTGCCTCCTCTTTTTCATGCTCGTGGGCTGGCGTATGGCATGGCGATGGGGCGTGTGGCGGGTTCTTATATCCATGTCATCGATAGGGAGCGTGATAGCGTCACACCGTGA
- the mdh gene encoding malate dehydrogenase yields the protein MKSTKRTKIALVGAGNIGGTLAHKVALEHLGDIAIIDVAEGVAQGKALDLSQAGSISGYDTRITAGKDYGLMEGADAVIVTAGVPRKPGMSRDDLVEVNTKITKQVAEGIKRYASDAFVVMVTNPLDAMVWVMRHVSGLPSSKVVGMAGILDAARFTHFLSEACGVSKASIHAMVMGGHGDTMVPLARYTTIGGVPLSQWISMGVLTDKQRDDIIQRTRDGGAEIVSLLGSGSAFYAPAVAALSMVKAYLFDEKRVVPCAAWMDGSYGVKDIYAGVPVVIGAGGVEKIIEYALDEQEKAQFAHSVKAVQEITDSARKVLATLS from the coding sequence ATGAAAAGCACGAAGAGAACAAAGATAGCGTTGGTGGGGGCGGGGAATATCGGTGGCACACTCGCCCATAAGGTGGCGTTGGAGCATTTGGGTGATATAGCGATTATTGATGTGGCGGAGGGTGTTGCTCAAGGCAAGGCGCTGGATTTATCGCAAGCGGGGTCTATCAGTGGCTATGACACGCGGATAACGGCAGGCAAGGACTATGGTTTGATGGAGGGTGCTGATGCTGTCATTGTGACAGCTGGTGTCCCTCGAAAGCCGGGCATGAGTCGGGATGATTTGGTGGAGGTGAATACGAAGATTACAAAACAGGTGGCAGAAGGTATCAAGCGCTATGCGTCAGATGCCTTTGTCGTCATGGTGACCAATCCTTTGGATGCGATGGTATGGGTCATGCGCCATGTGAGTGGTTTGCCTTCTTCGAAGGTTGTGGGCATGGCGGGTATTTTGGATGCTGCGCGTTTCACCCATTTTTTGAGTGAGGCGTGTGGTGTCTCTAAAGCCAGTATTCATGCGATGGTGATGGGTGGACATGGGGATACGATGGTGCCTTTAGCCCGTTACACGACCATTGGCGGTGTTCCCCTTTCTCAATGGATTTCTATGGGTGTGCTGACGGACAAGCAACGCGATGATATTATTCAACGCACGCGCGATGGCGGTGCGGAGATTGTTTCGTTGCTTGGTTCTGGTTCAGCCTTTTACGCGCCGGCAGTGGCGGCGCTCTCTATGGTTAAGGCGTATCTGTTTGATGAAAAGCGTGTCGTTCCGTGTGCGGCGTGGATGGATGGCTCTTATGGTGTGAAGGATATTTATGCTGGTGTTCCTGTGGTCATAGGAGCTGGTGGTGTCGAGAAGATTATCGAGTATGCTTTGGACGAGCAAGAAAAGGCGCAATTTGCGCATTCTGTCAAGGCTGTGCAAGAGATAACGGACTCGGCGCGCAAGGTTTTGGCAACGCTGTCATAA